One window from the genome of Caloranaerobacter ferrireducens encodes:
- the recF gene encoding DNA replication/repair protein RecF (All proteins in this family for which functions are known are DNA-binding proteins that assist the filamentation of RecA onto DNA for the initiation of recombination or recombinational repair.): MHIESIKLINYRNYDKLDIKLNKKLNIFIGDNAQGKTNLLESIYICAFSKSYRAAKEKELIKIDKDKAYIGINVKRDFTDKFIEIKFEKNKTKRVRINRVEIDKISDLFGHLNVVLFSPEDLKLVKEGPSNRRIFLDTEISQIRPKYRYNINRYSKILKQRNNLLKSIQRNNKLKTIEVWDMQLAEVGSEIIKNRIEFIDRISEISKNIHYNITEGIEELELEYMPSFNIDCELSKNEIKDIFIEVLNRNLAKDIEKGTTEFGPHRDDIKININGLDAKIFGSQGQQRTAALSMKLAEVELVKSEIGEYPVLLLDDVLSELDIKRRKFLLSTFKDVQTIITSTEDIDVLDIHKKDKKVFYVSKGNIVNI, encoded by the coding sequence GTGCATATAGAAAGTATCAAACTTATAAACTATAGAAATTATGATAAGTTGGATATAAAATTAAATAAAAAGCTAAATATATTTATAGGAGATAATGCGCAAGGTAAGACTAATTTATTAGAATCTATATATATATGTGCTTTTAGTAAGTCGTACAGAGCTGCTAAAGAAAAAGAATTAATAAAAATAGATAAAGATAAAGCTTACATAGGCATAAATGTTAAAAGGGATTTTACTGATAAATTTATAGAAATTAAATTTGAGAAAAATAAAACAAAGAGGGTTAGAATTAATAGAGTAGAAATTGATAAAATATCTGATTTATTTGGTCATTTGAATGTTGTTTTATTTTCTCCTGAAGATTTGAAACTAGTTAAAGAAGGACCAAGTAACAGAAGAATATTTTTAGATACTGAAATATCTCAGATAAGACCCAAGTACCGTTATAATATCAATAGGTATAGTAAAATACTTAAACAGAGAAATAATCTTTTAAAGTCTATTCAAAGGAATAATAAACTTAAGACTATAGAAGTTTGGGACATGCAGTTAGCTGAGGTTGGTTCTGAGATAATTAAAAATCGTATAGAGTTTATAGACAGGATATCTGAAATATCAAAAAATATTCATTACAATATAACTGAAGGAATAGAAGAACTTGAGCTTGAATATATGCCTTCTTTCAATATAGATTGTGAACTAAGCAAAAATGAAATAAAAGATATTTTTATAGAGGTTTTAAACAGGAATCTAGCAAAAGATATAGAAAAAGGTACTACGGAATTTGGTCCACATAGGGATGATATAAAAATAAATATAAATGGATTAGATGCTAAAATATTTGGTTCTCAAGGTCAACAGAGAACAGCTGCACTTTCAATGAAATTAGCAGAAGTAGAATTAGTAAAATCAGAAATAGGGGAATATCCTGTTCTATTGCTTGATGATGTTTTATCAGAATTAGATATAAAAAGAAGAAAATTCTTATTATCGACTTTTAAGGATGTACAAACGATAATTACTAGTACAGAAGATATAGATGTTCTCGATATTCATAAAAAGGATAAGAAGGTATTTTATGTATCTAAGGGAAATATAGTAAATATCTAG
- a CDS encoding ATP-binding protein: MIESVNQNKEDIISLTIPAKAEYVSVVRLTSSAIASRIGFDIEEIDDIKVAIAEACTMIIKNGEKQNIDIEFEIMEDRLIISIQAKQFVCQERDDEISDISDNRSLSILIIESLMDEVKCDNCDGVVYLNMIKKLGVDI, from the coding sequence ATGATAGAATCTGTTAATCAAAATAAAGAAGATATAATTAGCCTTACAATACCAGCGAAGGCTGAGTATGTTAGTGTAGTTAGATTAACTTCTTCAGCAATAGCAAGTAGAATAGGGTTTGATATTGAGGAAATAGATGATATTAAAGTAGCTATAGCAGAAGCTTGTACAATGATTATCAAAAATGGCGAAAAGCAAAATATAGACATTGAATTTGAAATAATGGAAGATAGATTAATTATAAGTATACAGGCTAAACAGTTTGTATGCCAAGAAAGAGATGATGAAATTTCTGATATCAGTGATAATAGAAGTTTAAGTATTTTGATAATCGAATCTCTAATGGATGAAGTTAAATGTGATAATTGTGATGGAGTAGTTTACTTAAATATGATAAAGAAATTAGGGGTGGATATCTAA
- a CDS encoding STAS domain-containing protein produces the protein MGLEVKKEFNTVENAWILKLIGEVDIYTSPDFKNILLEIINEKSADVILDGEELVYMDSTGLGVLISGLKKLREKGKNIILINIRPNINKLFDITGLNKVFIIKE, from the coding sequence ATGGGTCTAGAGGTAAAGAAAGAATTCAACACAGTTGAGAATGCATGGATTTTGAAACTAATAGGTGAGGTTGATATATATACATCACCAGATTTTAAAAATATTTTACTTGAAATAATTAATGAAAAAAGTGCAGATGTAATATTAGATGGTGAAGAATTAGTTTATATGGATAGTACAGGGTTAGGTGTATTAATTAGTGGATTAAAGAAGCTTAGAGAAAAAGGTAAGAATATAATATTGATTAATATAAGGCCAAATATAAATAAATTATTTGATATAACTGGATTAAACAAAGTATTTATTATTAAGGAGTGA
- the gyrB gene encoding DNA topoisomerase (ATP-hydrolyzing) subunit B, which produces MAEIQRERNYGAQQIQVLEGLEPVRKRPGMYIGSTGLRGLHHLVYEIVDNSIDEALAGVCDTINVIINEDNSITVIDNGSGIPVEIHPKTGKSTVETVLTVLHAGGKFDNSAYKVSGGLHGVGVSVVNALSEWLEVIVHRNNKIYKQRFERGKPVTELQIIGQTEGTGTTITFKPDHLIFEDVNFRYDTLEHRLRELAFLNKAITITIEDKRQNKKKKFYYEGGIKAFVEHLNRNRTPIHDKVIYFEKEKDNCIIELAMQYTTDYSENIFSFANNINTHEGGTHLSGFKIALTRVINDYARKNNILKDKESNLTGEDIREGLTAILSVKLPDPQFEGQTKTKLGNSEMRGIVESLVSENITSFLEENPKEAKLIIDKAIKAARAREAARKARELTRRKNVLENLSLPGKLADCSEQEASKCEIYLVEGDSAGGSAKQGRDRRTQAILPLKGKIMNVEKARLDKILNYEEIKAMITAFGCGIGDDFNIEKLRYGKIIIMTDADVDGAHIRTLLLTFFFRYMKPLIEQGHIYIAQPPLYKIKKGKSEYYAYNDRELEKILNEIGRSGYSIQRYKGLGEMNPDQLWETTMNPEKRILLRVSIDDAVAADEIFTTLMGDKVKPRREFIEENAKYVQNLDI; this is translated from the coding sequence ATGGCTGAAATACAGAGAGAAAGAAATTATGGTGCACAGCAAATACAAGTTTTAGAAGGATTAGAGCCTGTTAGGAAAAGGCCAGGTATGTATATTGGTAGTACTGGTTTAAGAGGGTTACATCATCTAGTTTATGAGATTGTCGATAATAGTATAGATGAAGCATTAGCGGGAGTTTGTGATACTATTAATGTTATAATAAACGAAGATAATTCAATAACTGTAATTGATAACGGTAGTGGTATACCTGTTGAAATACATCCTAAAACAGGAAAATCTACTGTTGAAACTGTACTTACAGTTTTACATGCTGGTGGTAAATTTGATAATAGTGCATACAAGGTATCAGGTGGACTTCATGGGGTTGGAGTTTCAGTAGTTAATGCACTATCTGAATGGTTAGAGGTTATAGTGCACAGAAACAATAAGATATATAAGCAAAGATTTGAACGAGGAAAGCCAGTAACAGAATTACAAATAATAGGTCAAACAGAAGGGACAGGAACTACTATAACATTTAAACCTGACCATTTGATATTTGAGGATGTTAATTTTAGATATGATACTTTAGAACATAGATTGAGAGAGTTAGCATTTTTAAATAAAGCAATTACAATTACAATTGAGGATAAGAGACAGAATAAAAAGAAAAAGTTCTATTATGAAGGTGGAATAAAAGCTTTTGTAGAGCATTTAAACAGAAATAGAACACCTATACATGATAAAGTAATATATTTTGAAAAGGAAAAAGATAATTGCATTATTGAATTAGCGATGCAGTATACTACAGACTATAGCGAAAACATATTTAGTTTTGCTAATAACATTAATACTCATGAAGGTGGTACCCATTTAAGTGGATTTAAGATAGCCTTAACTAGGGTTATAAATGATTATGCAAGAAAAAATAATATATTGAAAGATAAAGAAAGCAATTTAACAGGCGAAGATATTAGGGAAGGTTTAACTGCTATACTTTCTGTTAAACTGCCAGACCCTCAATTTGAAGGTCAGACTAAAACTAAGCTTGGAAATAGCGAAATGAGAGGAATAGTTGAAAGCTTAGTTTCTGAAAATATAACTAGTTTTCTAGAAGAGAATCCAAAGGAAGCGAAATTAATAATAGATAAAGCTATAAAGGCAGCAAGAGCTAGAGAGGCTGCTAGAAAAGCTAGAGAACTAACTAGAAGAAAAAATGTTCTTGAAAACTTATCTCTACCTGGTAAACTTGCAGACTGTTCAGAACAAGAGGCATCAAAATGTGAAATATATCTAGTAGAGGGTGATTCTGCGGGTGGTTCAGCTAAACAAGGTAGAGATAGAAGAACTCAAGCTATATTACCTCTTAAGGGTAAGATAATGAATGTTGAGAAAGCTAGATTAGATAAAATATTAAATTATGAAGAAATAAAAGCTATGATTACTGCTTTTGGATGCGGGATTGGTGATGATTTTAATATTGAAAAATTAAGGTATGGTAAAATAATTATCATGACAGATGCCGATGTAGATGGTGCTCATATTAGAACTTTATTATTAACATTCTTCTTTAGATATATGAAACCTTTAATTGAACAAGGGCATATATATATTGCTCAACCACCTTTATATAAAATTAAAAAGGGTAAATCTGAATACTATGCTTATAATGATAGAGAGCTTGAAAAAATATTAAACGAAATAGGTAGAAGTGGGTATAGCATACAAAGATACAAAGGTCTTGGAGAAATGAATCCAGATCAGCTTTGGGAAACTACGATGAATCCAGAAAAAAGGATTTTACTTAGAGTTAGTATTGATGATGCAGTTGCAGCTGATGAGATATTTACTACACTTATGGGAGATAAGGTTAAACCTAGAAGAGAATTTATTGAGGAAAATGCTAAATATGTACAAAATCTTGATATTTAA
- the rpmH gene encoding 50S ribosomal protein L34, with the protein MKRTYQPKKRQRKKEHGFRKRMSTRSGRNVLKRRRRKGRKRLTA; encoded by the coding sequence ATGAAAAGAACATATCAGCCAAAGAAGAGACAGAGAAAGAAAGAGCATGGGTTCAGAAAGAGAATGAGTACAAGATCAGGAAGAAATGTATTAAAGAGACGTAGAAGAAAGGGCAGAAAGAGGTTGACAGCATAA
- the dnaN gene encoding DNA polymerase III subunit beta, with amino-acid sequence MKIKVTQKELNKCINIVQKAITSKTTLPILNGILLEAEENTLKLTGTDLEIGIESKINCEVIEEGSIVIASRLFGDIIRKLPSLDVEIETDENNNVHITCGNSKFNIIGQPSIEYPQLPVVDDDISLNIPKDLLKSMIKQTIFAAAQDEIKPILTGALLEVNNKRAALVALDGYRLAVKEISVSSDNNIKVVIPSKTLNEVSRILDDDDSDVKIMFTSSHVLFDFGETVIISRLLEGEFINYRDIIRNEYKSRVKVNTRTVQESIERASLLAREGKNNLVKFTISDEKMIISSNSEIGNVHEELPIELEGNDIKIAFNSKYMLDALRVIDSEEIIMDFESNVKPCIMRPYGDNSYTYLVLPVRLNENY; translated from the coding sequence TTGAAAATAAAAGTTACTCAAAAAGAATTAAATAAATGTATAAATATTGTCCAAAAAGCAATTACATCAAAAACAACTTTACCTATATTAAATGGAATCTTACTTGAAGCTGAAGAAAATACTTTAAAACTTACTGGTACAGATTTAGAAATAGGTATAGAATCAAAAATAAATTGTGAAGTAATAGAAGAAGGTTCTATAGTAATTGCATCAAGATTATTTGGAGATATAATTAGAAAATTACCTAGTTTAGATGTTGAAATTGAAACTGATGAAAATAATAATGTTCATATTACTTGTGGAAATTCTAAATTTAATATTATTGGTCAACCTTCTATAGAATATCCACAACTACCAGTTGTAGATGATGATATAAGCTTAAATATACCTAAGGATCTTTTGAAAAGTATGATTAAACAAACTATATTTGCAGCTGCACAAGATGAAATAAAACCAATACTGACGGGAGCTTTATTAGAAGTTAATAATAAAAGAGCAGCACTTGTAGCATTAGACGGTTATAGACTTGCAGTTAAAGAGATTAGTGTAAGTAGCGATAATAATATAAAAGTTGTAATACCTAGTAAAACACTTAATGAAGTTAGCAGAATACTTGACGATGATGATTCAGATGTTAAAATAATGTTTACTTCAAGTCATGTACTTTTTGATTTTGGTGAAACGGTTATAATATCAAGACTACTTGAAGGTGAATTTATAAATTATCGTGATATAATAAGAAATGAGTATAAATCAAGAGTTAAAGTAAATACTAGAACTGTACAAGAAAGTATTGAAAGAGCTTCATTACTTGCAAGAGAAGGAAAAAATAACCTTGTTAAATTTACTATATCAGATGAAAAGATGATAATAAGCTCTAATTCTGAGATAGGTAATGTACACGAAGAGTTGCCAATAGAGCTTGAAGGAAATGATATTAAAATAGCATTTAATTCAAAATATATGTTAGATGCATTAAGAGTAATAGATAGCGAAGAGATAATTATGGATTTTGAAAGTAATGTAAAGCCTTGTATCATGAGACCTTATGGTGATAACAGTTATACATACCTAGTTTTACCAGTCAGACTAAATGAAAACTATTAA
- the gyrA gene encoding DNA gyrase subunit A yields MNNDKQRIIQVDIEDEMRKSYLDYAMSVIVSRALPDVRDGLKPVHRRILHVMNELNLAPDKPFRKSARIVGDVLGKYHPHGDSAVYDAMVRMAQDFSTRYLLVDGHGNFGSIDGDGAAAMRYTEARMSKIATEMLRDINKDTVDFRPNFDETLKEPKVLPSRFPNLLVNGSSGIAVGMATSIPPHNLGEVIDGIVMMIDNPEVDVDELMEVIKGPDFPTGAIIMGQEGIKSAYRTGRGKVIVRARTEIEQLNKSKTRIIVTELPYQVNKAKLIEKIASLVRDKKIEGISDLRDESDRNGMRIVIELKRDANPNVVLNNLYKHTQLQDTFSIIMLALVDDQPKVLNLREVIRHYLNHQKEVITRRTQYDLNKAEDRAHILEGLKIALDHIDEVISLIRNSKTVNEARNGLMNKFGLTEKQAQAILDMRLQKLTGLERNKIEEEYEELIKLINKYREILANDRLIYKIIKDELLEIKEKYNDDRRTEIRASIDEISIEDMIKEEKVVITLTHFGYIKRLPEDTYKAQRRGGKGITGLTTREEDFVEDIFVTSTHDNILFFTNKGKVYKLRAFEIPEAKRQAKGTAIINLLKLDTNEKITAVIPIKEFNPRDYLVFATKKGLIKKTGLNEFDNIRKNGLIAINLREEDELIEVKKTNGKDELILVTAHGMSIRFSEKDVRSMGRSAMGVKAITLNEGDKLVAMDLIKEENDLLVITEKGYGKRTPISEYRSQSRGGKGIKTYNVKKRTGNIVGAKVVSINDEVMLISVSGTIIRLKVSDISQMGRSTQGVTLMKISENDRVVSIAKVAAEEDDDEE; encoded by the coding sequence ATGAATAACGATAAGCAGAGGATTATCCAGGTAGATATAGAGGATGAGATGCGAAAATCTTATCTGGATTATGCGATGAGTGTAATTGTAAGCAGGGCGCTACCTGATGTACGTGATGGTTTAAAACCTGTTCATAGAAGAATTCTTCATGTTATGAATGAGCTTAACTTAGCGCCGGACAAACCTTTCAGAAAATCTGCACGTATAGTTGGGGACGTATTAGGTAAATACCATCCACATGGAGACAGTGCTGTATACGATGCAATGGTAAGGATGGCACAGGATTTTTCAACAAGATATCTACTTGTAGATGGTCATGGTAACTTTGGTTCTATTGACGGTGATGGCGCTGCTGCAATGCGTTATACAGAAGCTAGAATGTCTAAAATAGCAACAGAAATGTTGAGAGATATAAATAAAGATACAGTTGACTTTAGACCGAACTTTGATGAAACATTAAAAGAACCTAAAGTACTACCTAGTAGATTTCCAAATCTATTAGTTAATGGTTCATCAGGTATAGCTGTTGGTATGGCAACATCTATACCACCTCATAACTTAGGAGAAGTTATAGATGGTATAGTTATGATGATAGATAATCCTGAAGTAGATGTAGATGAGTTGATGGAAGTTATAAAAGGACCAGATTTTCCAACTGGTGCAATTATAATGGGTCAAGAAGGAATAAAGTCTGCATATAGAACAGGTAGAGGAAAAGTTATTGTTAGAGCTAGAACCGAAATAGAGCAATTAAACAAATCGAAAACAAGAATAATTGTTACTGAACTGCCATATCAAGTAAATAAAGCAAAACTTATAGAAAAGATAGCTTCATTAGTTAGAGACAAGAAAATAGAAGGAATATCAGATTTAAGAGATGAATCTGATAGAAACGGAATGAGAATTGTTATAGAGTTAAAAAGAGATGCTAATCCTAATGTAGTTTTAAATAATTTATATAAACATACTCAACTGCAAGACACATTTAGTATAATTATGCTTGCTTTAGTTGATGATCAACCTAAAGTTCTGAATTTAAGAGAAGTAATAAGACATTATTTGAATCACCAAAAAGAGGTTATAACAAGAAGGACACAATATGACCTAAACAAAGCTGAGGATAGAGCACATATTCTTGAAGGTTTAAAAATAGCTTTAGATCATATAGATGAGGTTATAAGTTTAATTAGAAATTCTAAGACAGTGAATGAGGCAAGAAATGGATTAATGAATAAATTTGGACTTACAGAAAAACAAGCACAGGCTATATTAGATATGAGATTGCAAAAATTAACTGGATTAGAGAGAAATAAGATAGAAGAAGAGTATGAAGAATTGATTAAGCTTATTAATAAATATAGGGAAATATTAGCTAATGATAGACTTATTTATAAAATAATTAAAGATGAATTACTTGAGATTAAAGAAAAATATAATGATGATAGAAGAACAGAAATAAGAGCTAGTATAGATGAGATAAGTATAGAAGATATGATAAAAGAAGAGAAAGTAGTTATTACATTAACTCATTTTGGGTATATTAAGAGATTGCCAGAAGACACTTATAAAGCACAAAGAAGAGGTGGCAAAGGAATTACAGGATTAACTACAAGAGAAGAAGATTTCGTTGAGGATATTTTCGTTACTTCTACTCATGATAATATTTTATTCTTTACCAATAAAGGGAAAGTTTATAAATTAAGAGCTTTCGAAATTCCAGAAGCTAAAAGACAAGCTAAAGGTACTGCAATAATAAATCTCCTTAAGCTAGATACAAATGAAAAGATAACAGCTGTAATACCAATAAAAGAATTTAATCCTAGAGATTACCTTGTATTTGCAACAAAGAAAGGGTTAATAAAGAAAACGGGATTAAATGAATTTGATAATATCAGAAAAAATGGTCTTATAGCTATAAATCTAAGAGAAGAAGATGAATTGATAGAAGTAAAGAAAACAAATGGAAAAGATGAACTTATATTAGTAACAGCTCATGGAATGTCTATAAGGTTTAGTGAAAAAGATGTTAGAAGTATGGGAAGAAGTGCAATGGGAGTAAAAGCTATTACACTTAATGAAGGTGATAAGTTAGTAGCTATGGATTTAATTAAAGAAGAAAATGATCTATTGGTTATAACAGAAAAGGGTTATGGAAAGAGGACTCCAATTTCAGAATACAGATCTCAAAGTAGAGGCGGAAAAGGGATAAAAACATATAATGTAAAGAAAAGAACAGGAAATATTGTTGGAGCAAAAGTTGTTAGTATCAACGATGAAGTAATGCTAATTAGTGTATCAGGGACAATAATAAGATTGAAGGTATCAGATATATCACAAATGGGAAGAAGTACTCAAGGTGTGACTTTAATGAAAATATCCGAAAATGATAGAGTTGTATCTATTGCCAAGGTGGCAGCAGAAGAAGATGATGATGAGGAATAA
- a CDS encoding RNA-binding S4 domain-containing protein: MKKIKIHTEYIKLDQLLKYVNIAETGGHAKILIKNGQVKLNGEIVLQRGKKVKKGDIIELSDGESYIVE; this comes from the coding sequence ATGAAAAAAATAAAAATACATACAGAGTATATAAAATTAGATCAGCTATTAAAATATGTGAATATAGCGGAAACGGGCGGACATGCAAAAATCTTAATAAAAAATGGTCAAGTTAAGTTAAATGGGGAGATTGTACTTCAAAGAGGTAAAAAAGTAAAAAAAGGAGATATAATAGAATTGTCTGATGGTGAAAGTTATATTGTAGAATAG
- a CDS encoding SigB/SigF/SigG family RNA polymerase sigma factor has product MNVSKKYSNDTPNKYKNIDNKTLFSMYKKNKDSSIRNELIERHLYIAEILSKKYANKGIEYEDIYQVACLALIYAIDRYDVDKGYEFSSFATPTIIGEIKKYFRDKGWVVRVPRRIQELSKKISNAKVILTQKLQKTPTVKDIAEYLMCSEEEILEAMEVSKVYMPHSLDLTYDSDDDKDMTLGDLIGEDDKYFNKIENIDFLQKVLDKLNDLEKRILKGRYFDNQTQSHIAKELGVSQMTVSRLEKKIIEKFRKELEKINT; this is encoded by the coding sequence ATGAATGTATCTAAAAAATATTCAAATGATACCCCTAATAAATATAAAAACATTGATAATAAAACATTATTTTCAATGTATAAGAAAAATAAAGATTCTTCAATAAGAAATGAACTAATAGAAAGGCATTTGTACATAGCTGAAATATTATCTAAAAAATATGCCAATAAGGGGATCGAGTACGAAGATATATACCAAGTTGCATGTCTTGCTTTAATTTATGCAATAGATAGATATGATGTAGATAAAGGATATGAGTTTTCAAGTTTTGCTACTCCAACTATTATTGGAGAGATAAAAAAATATTTTAGAGATAAAGGATGGGTAGTGAGAGTACCTAGGAGAATACAAGAGCTTTCCAAGAAAATTAGTAATGCTAAGGTTATTTTAACACAAAAGCTTCAGAAAACTCCTACGGTAAAAGATATAGCTGAATATCTAATGTGCAGTGAAGAAGAAATATTAGAAGCTATGGAAGTAAGTAAAGTGTATATGCCACATTCATTAGATTTGACTTATGATTCAGATGATGATAAAGATATGACTTTAGGAGATCTAATTGGAGAAGATGATAAATATTTTAATAAAATAGAAAACATAGATTTCTTGCAGAAAGTATTGGACAAGTTAAATGATTTAGAAAAAAGAATTTTGAAAGGTAGATATTTTGATAATCAGACTCAAAGTCATATAGCTAAAGAATTAGGGGTATCACAAATGACAGTTTCAAGATTAGAAAAGAAGATTATAGAGAAATTCAGAAAAGAATTAGAAAAAATTAACACATAA
- the remB gene encoding extracellular matrix regulator RemB translates to MFLHLGKDYVIPLEDIICIIDYKSLKSRDTKEFFNIAEEEGFIKNITDKKIKSYIITEKAYIDKKSGSKIRKSVIYCSNISSTTLNKRAGFIK, encoded by the coding sequence ATGTTTTTACATTTAGGTAAAGATTATGTAATACCACTAGAAGATATTATTTGTATAATTGACTATAAGTCTTTAAAATCAAGAGATACAAAAGAATTTTTTAATATAGCTGAGGAAGAGGGATTTATAAAAAACATTACAGATAAGAAAATAAAATCTTATATAATTACAGAAAAAGCTTATATAGATAAAAAGAGTGGTAGTAAAATAAGAAAAAGTGTTATATATTGTTCTAATATTTCTTCTACTACTTTAAATAAAAGGGCTGGATTTATCAAATAG
- the rnpA gene encoding ribonuclease P protein component produces the protein MDKKLKLKNSREFKRVYNHGNSYANKYLVIFFIKNNLGYNRVGFSVTKKIGKSVVRNRIRRLIKEAYRLNSDKLKQGYDLVFIPRKIAVGRGYKEIESAMIHLFRRTKLLK, from the coding sequence ATGGATAAGAAACTAAAGCTTAAAAACAGTAGAGAATTTAAAAGAGTATATAATCATGGAAATTCTTATGCCAATAAATATCTAGTAATTTTTTTTATTAAAAATAATTTAGGATATAATAGGGTTGGTTTTTCTGTTACCAAAAAGATAGGTAAAAGTGTAGTGAGAAATAGGATTAGAAGATTAATAAAAGAAGCTTACAGGTTGAATAGTGATAAATTGAAACAAGGATATGATTTGGTGTTTATACCTAGAAAAATAGCTGTAGGACGTGGATATAAGGAAATAGAAAGTGCAATGATACATTTATTTAGGAGAACCAAACTATTAAAATAA
- the dnaA gene encoding chromosomal replication initiator protein DnaA → MSLNLDDIWNDTLRLIKTELTEVSFNTWFKTIEPLAINDNQIVLGAPNEFTKGILVARYLTLIKNAVKQATNKDFDIKFIIPGEEINDIGQTVQNEVNDTSTSRAQLNPKYTFDTFVIGNSNRFAHAASLAVAEAPAKAYNPLFIYGGVGLGKTHLMHAIGHYILNQNPKAKVVYVSSEKFTNELINSIRDDRNVEFRNKYRNVDVLLIDDIQFIAGKERTQEEFFHTFNALHEANKQIIISSDRPPKEIPTLEDRLRSRFEWGLIADIQPPDLETRIAILRKKAKVENIHVPNDVMLYIATKIQSNIRELEGALIRIVAYSSLTNREVTVDLAAEALKDIISNTKPREINVKLIKEIVAQNFNINVEDFDSKKRTRSIAYPRQIAMYLCRELTDLSLPKIGDEFGGRDHTTVIHAYDKISSDIKNNAELKLKIENIINEIKGK, encoded by the coding sequence ATGAGTTTGAATTTAGATGATATTTGGAATGATACCCTGAGATTAATAAAAACAGAACTAACAGAAGTTAGCTTCAATACTTGGTTTAAAACTATAGAACCATTAGCTATAAATGACAATCAAATAGTATTGGGGGCTCCAAATGAATTTACAAAAGGTATATTAGTAGCTAGATATCTAACATTAATTAAAAACGCCGTTAAACAAGCTACTAATAAAGATTTCGATATTAAATTTATAATTCCAGGAGAAGAGATAAACGATATTGGACAAACTGTACAAAATGAAGTAAATGATACTTCTACTTCAAGAGCTCAATTAAACCCTAAATATACCTTCGACACGTTTGTCATTGGTAATAGCAATAGATTTGCCCATGCAGCATCTTTAGCAGTAGCTGAAGCTCCTGCTAAAGCATACAACCCTCTTTTTATTTATGGAGGGGTTGGGCTAGGTAAAACTCATCTTATGCATGCTATAGGTCACTATATATTAAATCAAAATCCAAAAGCCAAAGTAGTTTACGTTTCATCAGAAAAGTTCACAAATGAACTAATTAACTCTATTAGAGATGATAGAAATGTTGAATTTAGAAATAAATACAGAAACGTTGATGTACTACTTATAGACGATATACAGTTTATAGCTGGTAAAGAAAGAACTCAGGAAGAATTTTTCCATACATTCAATGCTCTTCATGAAGCTAATAAACAAATTATTATATCTAGTGATAGACCGCCAAAAGAAATTCCTACATTAGAAGACAGATTAAGGTCAAGATTCGAATGGGGTTTAATTGCAGACATACAGCCACCTGATTTAGAAACTAGAATAGCTATATTAAGAAAAAAAGCAAAAGTTGAAAACATACATGTTCCAAATGATGTAATGCTTTATATAGCAACTAAAATACAATCTAATATTAGAGAGCTTGAAGGTGCCTTAATTAGAATTGTAGCTTATTCTTCTTTGACTAATAGAGAGGTAACAGTTGATTTAGCTGCTGAAGCTTTAAAAGATATAATTTCTAATACTAAACCAAGAGAAATTAATGTAAAGCTAATAAAAGAAATAGTAGCTCAAAACTTTAATATAAATGTTGAAGATTTTGACTCTAAAAAAAGAACAAGATCAATAGCTTATCCAAGGCAAATTGCAATGTATCTATGTAGGGAGTTAACAGATTTATCTCTACCAAAAATAGGCGACGAATTTGGTGGTAGAGATCACACTACAGTTATACACGCATACGACAAAATTTCATCTGATATTAAAAACAATGCTGAACTAAAGCTAAAAATCGAAAATATTATAAATGAAATAAAAGGTAAATAA